From the genome of Nicotiana sylvestris chromosome 2, ASM39365v2, whole genome shotgun sequence, one region includes:
- the LOC138885830 gene encoding uncharacterized protein codes for MTWVLDAEIHLDAMGLGDAIKDKDKASTQDCAKALIFLRHHLDEELKTEYLTVKDPFVLWNGLKERYDNLKITSKLKLCGDNISDYDMLEKTFTTFHASNMVLQQQYREKGFTKYSQLISLLLVAERNNELQIRNQFYCTL; via the exons atgacatgggtattggatgctgaaatccatttagatgcaatgggtcttggagacgccattaaagaTAAAGATAAAGCATCTACACAAGActgtgctaaggccttgattttcttgcgccatcaccttgatgaagaGTTAAAAACTGAATATCTCACAGTGAAAGATCCATTTGTTTTGTGGAATGgtttaaaggaaagatatgacaacttaaa aattacttccaaattgaaactctgtggagataatatcagtgactatgatatgcttgaaaaaacgttTACAACGTTTCATGCTTCCAATATGGTCTTACAACAGCAGTACCGAGAGAAAGGCTTCACAAAGTACTCTCAGTTGATTTCTCTTCTACTTGTGGCTGAACGAAACAATGAATTGCAAATAAGAAATCAATTTTATTGCACTCTATAA